DNA sequence from the Dreissena polymorpha isolate Duluth1 chromosome 3, UMN_Dpol_1.0, whole genome shotgun sequence genome:
tgattgaaaatgagagtcccttcacctttaaaaagaaaatagatgagcggtctgcacccgcaaggcggtgctcttgttttcatattgttattttcttttgttttaggGTGCGAAAATAGTTATTTTCCCCGAGTATGGAATTGCGGGATTTGACCACACACGCAATTCTATAAGTCCTTTCTTGGAAGACATCCCCGATGGATCACTTTCGTGGAACCCGTGTGAGGAACCTGACAGATTCAAAGACACGCAAGTGCTGAAGGTCTTAAGTTGCAGGGCGAAGACGTCGAGTATATACATCATAGCAAACATGGGTGACATAAAACCGTGCAGCAAAGTTACCGATCCGTCTTGTCCCCGAGATGGTAGGTACCAGTTTAACACCAACGTCGTTTTTGACGACAAAGGACGTCTGATTGCACGCTATCACAAACGGAACATGTACGATGAGACGCCTTTATTTGATCCTGCGCCCAAGACCGAATTTGTGTTTTTCGATACCGATTTCGGGAGATTCGGAACTGTTGTCTGCTTCGACCTACTTCACGAAAACCCGACACAAACTCTCATTGAACAAAATGGGATTCGGAACTTACTTGTTACATCTGCCTGGAATGTGTTTTATCCGTTTATTTTACCGGTGCAAATGTATGCTGGAATTTCGAAACGCAATAACATAACCATTGCTGTTTCCAACGCTAGGAACTCTGAATACACAATGGCTGGATCAGGGATATTTGGAAATGGCGTCGATGCAAGTACAAGTATGGATTACAAAAATTCTGAGGGTCAGTTGCTTGTAGGAGAGATTGACACTTTTGACACCCGTGCCACTACAGTCAAACCAGAAGATCCTTCTTTACAAGGTATTGGTGGTATAGCTCCAAATGACTTTGCACAATACGTGAACTCTTCGATCATTGGGCGTCACTACTTATTTGGCATGAATTTGTCATTTGTAATGTTAACCGGTGAAAAAGGCCGGGTATACACTTGCTATGAGAAAGTTTGTTGCGCAGTACAGTACGACTTCAATGTAAAGGTCGGAGAGGAACTGTTTGTTTTGAGTGCCACAGACTTTAATATGCACAAACCTGGAGAAATTCATATGCAGTTTTGTGCCATCCACAGATGTGCCACAAATGAACCTGCGTCGTGTGGTGATCCGGTCAACAGCACATCGTCTACTTTTTCTTACGTTAAAATTCAGGGATTTTTCGACCCTGGCGTTGTGTTTCCTTTTGTTTCTACGTCCTCTGTTGCCAATTACCATACAATGGAACTTGACAAATATAAGTTCAGTAGAAGCAAAGCCATCATAGAGAGCGACGCATTTGATAAGCCCATGTTGGCAATTGTTGTTTTTAACAGCGTCCCGGCAGAATCCGGAAAGTCAAATAGTGATGCATCAAATAAAGCCAAACATTCGCTGCCGTCAAAAAGTCTCCATTGGATATGCAttgcatttgtgtttttgttttcatgtgACACATTTGCTTGGCGTTTGAGCTTGTGTATTAAACAAATGTTCAGGTACATTTGCTATATTACTACCCATTTCGCGTTAtcctatacatatatataatacatgcaCTATGAAGTCTTTGTTAGTGtcattgtgtacttgaatttatcgTGCGAGTTGAAAAAAGGTTTACacgacgaggcttgccgagccacGTAAGCCTTTCTAAGACGAGTCGGATAAATTTAAGCACACTGACTGACACTAgtatagtattctatttatcctacaatatttatataaaaaatctttgtttatcaaaatattaacgttaaattgtttaaatggcaaaaacatattaaattggaACTGAATCAAACCTTTTGTAGTGATATCAAAATTATTTGCGATCTTTCTTGGTTACGCCACGTCAAATAGTCCGCAACAATTCAGTGAAAAAGCAGAGTAACTAGACAAAATATcgctacatgtatatgcatcgattcaaatttaatcaccAAGTAAAACATAGAAGGATTTTCTTGAACTTAAATACTCGTGTCACCTaagcaaaatacaaaaaagtGGCTGTCATTTTTCAACTTACAAAATGTCTACTCCTAAGTTAAGCATGATGCGGCATTTACCCCGTCGATATTATAATTTTTAGGCTATAAATAACTCTTCTTTTGACTCACTCTGGACAACTGGCATATAAAAGTCCCACCTCTACAGCCTAATGATCTTCTCGCCAGTTCTTGTATGCATAAAAAtcaccatgtttattttcgttcaGTTTTGTTTGCTTCCGTGATGAGCAGAAAATCTGCACGAAGATTACATGAAACATGTGTTCATCGCCATATtcctttttcattttaaaaacgtttGTGTAAGCAGACATTtttttgtggatagacattctttgatcagCTAACAAAGGAACGACCTATTTATctaagaaattacccttttaaattcTACGTCAATTTCCGTCGAAAATTGAAAGAACAATGCACTGTAATTATATGATTTGAAGGGACTGGTTCActtattttggcatgttttgaagtttgtcattaaatgctttaaaatgataaatgtaaacatcgggaCTAAATAGCTCCTGtataaaacaagaacaaaaaaaagtaatccacaccggggctcgaaccactgaccattggTGCAATCCTCGTTATGTCACaatatataacgataacaacagaactctccaaaagtattcaatcgttttacgtttgtaacgttttataattttcaggtttttaaatcgtcaaaagatgcataattatTATGGAAATTTGAGAGCACGgttaatgttcagtgttactgtttcctcgcaaatatcataactacaacgaaaatttgaaaatttgaagccatttttttcaattttgtcaatttaccaaaaacgtgaacaagtccctttaacactCTTTTAAAGTAACTGACACTGTTCTCAATCCTTAAATAATTAACTAATGTGTTTAACAGAAACACGTTATTTAAAACATCGCGCTATTCGGGTACATTCTACATTATTAAAGAAATATACGATGCAATATCACCGGTTTTATTACAGCCATATAGTCcaacacttttattcacaatttataacaataatcCATCCTAGACACACATAAGTCATATTTTAACGCAACTGCGTTTCAAAATTCCCAGGCACAAGCGTCCTTGAACTGaatgaattgacatgacgccttatcagtgatcgctccgcccacttaatcacgtggctcagcgggaagaaaacctagacaagctaacaccaaaatggcttctttgcctatagactgcatatagatttacgcgatattccggatgattttatggacttgtttaacaccatattacacttgtaaaggggttgatgccatttagttattctgcaaatgcaaaaaatgtacgattaaagagaacatcagctatttataacgggtaaatcggtacattaaacacgctctcaaacgcttgcgcgctaaccgaaatcgaacccgttattacgtgtaatggtggtatttgcaataaatt
Encoded proteins:
- the LOC127875148 gene encoding vascular non-inflammatory molecule 3-like; this translates as MTPDDKIRHFLRLWLLVLVLHIGQCVKVKVAVYEHVVISHPKANESLTREEAFEFMKKNLNIIETRAVEASKQGAKIVIFPEYGIAGFDHTRNSISPFLEDIPDGSLSWNPCEEPDRFKDTQVLKVLSCRAKTSSIYIIANMGDIKPCSKVTDPSCPRDGRYQFNTNVVFDDKGRLIARYHKRNMYDETPLFDPAPKTEFVFFDTDFGRFGTVVCFDLLHENPTQTLIEQNGIRNLLVTSAWNVFYPFILPVQMYAGISKRNNITIAVSNARNSEYTMAGSGIFGNGVDASTSMDYKNSEGQLLVGEIDTFDTRATTVKPEDPSLQGIGGIAPNDFAQYVNSSIIGRHYLFGMNLSFVMLTGEKGRVYTCYEKVCCAVQYDFNVKVGEELFVLSATDFNMHKPGEIHMQFCAIHRCATNEPASCGDPVNSTSSTFSYVKIQGFFDPGVVFPFVSTSSVANYHTMELDKYKFSRSKAIIESDAFDKPMLAIVVFNSVPAESGKSNSDASNKAKHSLPSKSLHWICIAFVFLFSCDTFAWRLSLCIKQMFRYICYITTHFALSYTYI